A single window of Nicotiana tomentosiformis chromosome 1, ASM39032v3, whole genome shotgun sequence DNA harbors:
- the LOC138906401 gene encoding uncharacterized protein — MAEEVKKLTSRVQGVEGGKGIKDLNYEDLYIQPDVELSEGYKPPKFEMFDRIGDPKVHLRTYCDKLIGVGKDERIDMKLFMRSLTGDALSWYISQNPKKWINWVSMASDFMDQFRFNTENAPDIFYIQNIKKTPIETFREYATRWRSEAAKVRPALEEE; from the coding sequence atggcggaagaaGTTAAGAAGCTTACAAGTCGAGTCCAAGGTGTTGAAGGTGGTAAAGGCATCAAAGATTTGAACTATGAGGATTTATATATTCAACCGGACGTAGAACTgtcagagggttacaaacctcctaagttcgaaatgttcgatagGATAGGTGATCCAAAGGTACATCTAAGGACGTATTGTGACAAACTCATAGGGGTTGGTAAAGATGAAAGAATCGacatgaagttgttcatgaggagcctcactggagacgccctatcctggtacatcagtcaaaatccaaaaaagtggattaattgggtaagcatggcatcagattttaTGGATCAGTTCAGATTCAACACAGAGAATGCACCAGACATCTTCTATATCCAAAATATTAAGAAGACGCCGATagaaactttccgcgagtatgctactcggtggagatcagaggctgcaaaagtaaggccagcattGGAAGAAGAATaa